The Streptomyces sp. NBC_00775 genome includes the window CCTCGAGCCCGGCCAGATCCTGCAGAGCGGCGCCAACTACCGCAAGCACGTCGTGGACCTGGTGGCCGCCGAGAAGGAGAGTGTGCACGGTGCCACGCCCGAGGAGGCACGCGCCGACGCCGAGAAGATGATGGACGAGCGGATCCGCAGCGGAGTGCCGTACGTCTTCCTCGGCTCGCCGCGCGCCATCTGCGGACCCTACGACGACATCGTGCTGCCCGAGCAGGGCGAACAGCACGACTGGGAGCTCGAACTCGCCCTCGTCATCGGCAAGCCGGGCAGGAACATCCCCGCCGAGGAGGCGATGCGGTACGTCGCCGCGTACACCATCTGCAACGACCTCACCACCCGCGACCGGCTCTACCGGCCCGACCTGAAGGCCATCGGCACCGACTGGTTCACCGCCAAGAACGCCGACACCTTCCTGCCGACCGGCCCCTTCCTCGTACCGGCCGCCTTCGTCGGCGACCCCTCGGACGTACGGATCACCCTGCGCCACAACGGAGTTGTCCGCCAGGACGAGTCCACCAAGGACATGATCTTCGACATTCCCCGGCTCATCGCCTACGTCTCCTCGACCACCACCCTGCGCCCCGGCGACCTGCTGCTCACCGGTTCCCCGGCGGGCAACGGCGCGCACTGGGGCGTCTTCCTCAAGCCCGGGGACGTCATGGAGTCGGAGATCACGGGCCTCGGCCACCAGCGCAACACCGTCAGGAGCGGACAGTGACCACCTTCCAGCCCATCACCCATCTGCGCCATGTCGACCTGGCCGTACCGGACTTCGACAGGCAGCGCGCCTTCTATGGCACCACCTGGGGCCTGACCGAGGTCGCGAACGACAGTGGTATCGCGTTCTTCGCCGCCGAGGGCAGTCCCGAGCAGTACATCGTCCGTATCCGCAAGGACGAGCGGAAGCGGATGGACCTGGTCGCGTTCGGTGCCGTGTCACCGGCCGCCGTGGACGAGCTGCATGTGCGGCTCGGCCACGCCGGGGTTCAACTCATCAATGAACCAGGGGTGTTGGACACCCCGGGCGGCGGCTACGGCTTCCGCTTCTTCGATCCGGACGGCCGGGTCGTGGAGGTCTCGGCGGACGTCGAGACCCGCGTTCACCGCAAGATCGAGGAGCGCGAGGCGATCCCCGTCCGCCTCTCGCACTGCGTGGTCAACTCCCAGGACCCGGAAGGGCTGCGGGACTTCTACGTCGAGCACCTCGGCTTCCGGCTCACGGACACCCTGTACTCGACGCACATGGGCGACCTCATGTACTTCCTGCGGTGCAGCCCGCTCCACCACTCCTTCGCCATTGCACGCGGACCCCATGTCTCGCTGCACCACGCCTCGTTCGAGATGCGCGGTGTCGAGGAGTACATGCGTGGCACCGGGCGGGCGCTGCGTGCCGGGACCCGGCTGACCTGGGGTCCGGGACGCCACCTCGCGGGCGACAACACCTTCGCGTACTTCCACGACCCGCACGGCAACACCGTCGAGTACACGACCGAACTCGCCGTCCTCGAAGAGGACTTGTGGCACCCGGGCCGCCACGACGTGGACGACCCGATCACCCAGGACCAGTGGGGCACCGCCGACCCGATGAGCGAGTCGGTCGCCAAGGAGCAGTTCAACGACCCCGACGTGCTCTTCGACGCGCCTCCCGTCTAACCGCGCTCCCACTCAGCCCAACCACCCTCAGAAAGGCCGCAGTTGTGGCAACGATCCTGAAGAATGCCGTCCCCAAGGCGGAGGTCACCGCCTCGCTGGACCAGGTGCGCGAGACCGTGTCGGGTGTCATCGCCGACATCCGCGAGCGCGGCGACGACGCCGTACGCGCGTACTCCGAGAAGTTCGACAAGTGGAGCCCCGACTCCTTCCGGCTGTCCGACGAGGACATCGAGAAGATCGTCGCGTCGGTCCCGCAGCAGGTCATCGACGACATCCGCTTCGTCCAGGACCAGGTGCGCTCCTTCGCCCGCCACCAGTTCGCCTCCATGGGCGAGTTCGAGGTGGAGACCCTGCCGGGCGTCCGGCTCGGCCAGAAGCACATCCCGGTGCAGGCGGCGGGCGCGTACATCCCCGGCGGCCGCTACCCGCTCACCGCCTCC containing:
- a CDS encoding fumarylacetoacetate hydrolase family protein; this translates as MPDRLPSHAGPFALGTFGDDSRVFPGLVVGSLVRDLSDLALSVRAVIEDWDDLFPRLTELSQEASSTWYDLAGLRILAPLEPGQILQSGANYRKHVVDLVAAEKESVHGATPEEARADAEKMMDERIRSGVPYVFLGSPRAICGPYDDIVLPEQGEQHDWELELALVIGKPGRNIPAEEAMRYVAAYTICNDLTTRDRLYRPDLKAIGTDWFTAKNADTFLPTGPFLVPAAFVGDPSDVRITLRHNGVVRQDESTKDMIFDIPRLIAYVSSTTTLRPGDLLLTGSPAGNGAHWGVFLKPGDVMESEITGLGHQRNTVRSGQ
- a CDS encoding VOC family protein, which encodes MTTFQPITHLRHVDLAVPDFDRQRAFYGTTWGLTEVANDSGIAFFAAEGSPEQYIVRIRKDERKRMDLVAFGAVSPAAVDELHVRLGHAGVQLINEPGVLDTPGGGYGFRFFDPDGRVVEVSADVETRVHRKIEEREAIPVRLSHCVVNSQDPEGLRDFYVEHLGFRLTDTLYSTHMGDLMYFLRCSPLHHSFAIARGPHVSLHHASFEMRGVEEYMRGTGRALRAGTRLTWGPGRHLAGDNTFAYFHDPHGNTVEYTTELAVLEEDLWHPGRHDVDDPITQDQWGTADPMSESVAKEQFNDPDVLFDAPPV